A section of the Leptospira terpstrae serovar Hualin str. LT 11-33 = ATCC 700639 genome encodes:
- a CDS encoding histidine kinase dimerization/phospho-acceptor domain-containing protein, with protein sequence MKSKGLMILISIRMIIGWVGFLASLLTFGKPTFFIAIGIAVYFLGSSIYGRYQIKRIFISELRNGLVIPFLVMDFFVILIGFYSAILSYPKELTATPIQSSIFFSIFFLYQLYIGFFLHRRFSGIMGAIVILGYIGGIAIAHANGAEVMTEYQFTSQYPDRIVLSIEILKVILLLAKTICIVKLVSFLLDILENNNQTLADELNQRETSLLKNDRLVTLGNLAANVAHEINNPLAGIKSMNEFLLEEEISFLVGKIQSG encoded by the coding sequence ATGAAATCGAAAGGTTTGATGATTTTGATTTCGATTCGTATGATCATTGGATGGGTAGGCTTTCTTGCTTCTTTATTAACCTTTGGCAAACCCACTTTTTTCATCGCTATTGGTATCGCTGTTTATTTCCTAGGTTCCTCTATTTATGGTCGTTATCAAATCAAAAGAATTTTTATTTCTGAATTAAGAAATGGGTTGGTGATTCCTTTTTTGGTGATGGATTTCTTTGTAATCTTAATAGGTTTTTATTCCGCTATTTTAAGTTATCCAAAAGAGTTAACAGCAACCCCAATCCAAAGTTCGATTTTCTTTTCCATTTTCTTTTTATACCAACTCTATATTGGTTTTTTTTTGCATCGAAGGTTCTCTGGAATTATGGGAGCCATTGTGATTTTAGGTTATATTGGAGGTATTGCGATTGCTCATGCAAATGGTGCAGAAGTAATGACCGAATACCAATTCACTTCTCAATATCCGGATCGGATTGTTCTCTCTATTGAAATTCTGAAAGTAATTTTGTTATTAGCAAAGACCATTTGTATAGTAAAGTTAGTTTCTTTTCTTTTGGATATATTAGAAAACAACAACCAAACTCTGGCAGACGAACTAAACCAACGAGAAACTTCTCTATTAAAAAATGATCGGTTAGTTACTTTAGGAAATTTGGCTGCGAATGTTGCTCATGAAATCAACAATCCTTTAGCAGGAATCAAGTCGATGAATGAGTTTTTGTTAGAAGAAGAAATTTCTTTTTTGGTAGGAAAGATCCAATCTGGATAG
- the argC gene encoding N-acetyl-gamma-glutamyl-phosphate reductase gives MKQTKIAIIGAGGLTGKELTKLIAHHPGFELVHVTSNQVDGKHIRDIFPDLSHLPDLKFQKHDAPIPKEAGIVLATPNEVSLEKAPQFLKDGRKVIDLSGTFRLHNQNKFEKAYQFPHTEFGMMDQVVFGLPELFREKLKNANFVSNPGCYATSAILPIALLGNLRKEIQGPVIVDAKSGVSGAGGRTEEIKFAYTHVYENFRAYKILTHQHEPEMEEYGFVGTEEKEILFTPHLLPVYRGILATIYISFPKGIDPKQVAEKFQIASEKEPFVRLYQTPEEVEIRKVQNTNFLDLGFRIKGNTLVIVSALDNLVKGAAGQALQNLNLMYGYPETEGLVTL, from the coding sequence ATGAAACAAACAAAGATTGCAATCATTGGTGCTGGTGGTCTTACCGGCAAAGAACTCACAAAACTCATTGCACACCATCCAGGTTTTGAGTTGGTGCATGTCACTTCAAACCAAGTTGACGGCAAACATATCCGCGATATTTTCCCTGATCTCAGCCATTTGCCAGATTTAAAATTTCAGAAACACGATGCACCGATTCCTAAAGAAGCTGGTATCGTCCTTGCCACCCCCAATGAAGTATCGTTGGAAAAGGCTCCCCAGTTTTTAAAAGATGGACGAAAGGTCATTGATCTTTCAGGAACATTTAGGCTCCACAACCAAAACAAATTTGAAAAGGCATACCAATTCCCCCATACTGAATTTGGGATGATGGACCAAGTTGTATTTGGTCTTCCCGAACTCTTTCGAGAAAAATTAAAAAATGCAAACTTTGTCTCGAACCCAGGTTGTTATGCCACTTCAGCCATATTACCTATTGCCCTACTTGGGAATTTGAGAAAAGAAATCCAAGGTCCAGTCATCGTAGATGCCAAATCAGGTGTCAGTGGTGCGGGTGGAAGGACAGAAGAAATCAAATTTGCATATACTCATGTTTATGAAAACTTTAGGGCCTACAAAATTCTTACGCACCAACATGAACCAGAAATGGAAGAATACGGATTTGTTGGAACAGAAGAAAAGGAAATTCTTTTTACACCTCACTTACTTCCTGTATATCGAGGAATCCTCGCCACCATTTACATTTCCTTTCCCAAAGGAATTGATCCAAAACAGGTAGCTGAAAAATTTCAAATCGCAAGTGAGAAGGAACCATTTGTACGTTTGTATCAAACTCCAGAAGAAGTAGAGATTCGAAAGGTACAAAATACAAACTTTTTGGATCTAGGATTTCGCATCAAAGGAAACACACTCGTGATTGTGTCTGCCTTGGACAACCTAGTCAAAGGTGCCGCAGGACAAGCTTTACAGAATTTGAATTTGATGTATGGATATCCTGAAACGGAAGGACTTGTTACCCTTTAA
- a CDS encoding glutathione S-transferase family protein, whose protein sequence is MYQLYSNPRSPYSKRVHIYLLFRNLPYETIPVALEKLENRKKPFIQINPYGKVPVLHDEGFYLAESSAIIRYLEEKHSFDPPFFSKEIQSRALLNQAINRCESEFCFPGSVLYFAKKFVPEEKWDKNRMKDSMKRIGRHLDILEGILESNNYLHQNQFGFLEILYAPFLNQIELMEIKLPPQVEKWNKRVLSEESVVSALND, encoded by the coding sequence ATGTACCAATTGTATTCTAATCCTCGTTCGCCTTATAGCAAACGAGTTCACATTTATTTGTTATTTAGAAATCTTCCTTATGAAACCATACCAGTTGCTTTAGAAAAACTTGAAAATAGAAAAAAACCTTTCATCCAAATTAATCCCTATGGAAAAGTTCCTGTTTTGCATGACGAAGGATTTTATTTGGCGGAATCATCGGCTATCATTCGTTATCTGGAAGAAAAACATTCTTTTGATCCTCCATTTTTTTCTAAAGAGATTCAATCAAGAGCCCTTCTGAACCAAGCCATCAACCGATGTGAATCAGAGTTTTGTTTTCCTGGGAGTGTTCTTTATTTTGCCAAGAAGTTTGTTCCGGAAGAAAAATGGGATAAAAACCGAATGAAGGATTCTATGAAACGGATAGGAAGGCATTTGGATATTTTAGAAGGGATTTTAGAATCAAACAACTACTTGCATCAAAATCAATTTGGATTTCTGGAAATTCTATATGCACCGTTTCTCAATCAAATCGAACTGATGGAGATTAAACTTCCACCTCAGGTAGAGAAATGGAACAAGCGAGTGTTAAGTGAAGAGAGTGTAGTCTCCGCTTTAAATGATTAG